A window of the Danio aesculapii chromosome 10, fDanAes4.1, whole genome shotgun sequence genome harbors these coding sequences:
- the LOC130235928 gene encoding olfactory receptor 1C1-like, with translation MSSMQSDSSTNVTNVRPATFYISDFSNMPHAKYYYMFLFLVYVVTVLGNSFIMSTIYLAHKLHTAKYIIVFHLALSDLCGSSALIPKIIEMFLFDHQDIAYEACMANMFSVYHFMNMQSLTLLALAYDRLVAICFPLRYHAIITKPAMFLIIGMMWIVSLTLFSVLVALVNRISFCRSNVLHSYFCDYGQIIGLACNDITINVFMANITYGLLICTPLILIIISYFCISLALLRIAHGADRIKAIKTCTSHLMLVAMFYLPVLTNIIASATTPLHLNVQLINNSLTQAIPPMLNPIIYTLKTEEVMQSIKELYRRSKVNTTRNSQIKGCRMN, from the coding sequence ATGAGCTCCATGCAGTCAGACTCTTCGACAAATGTGACTAATGTTCGTCCAGCAACATTTTATATCAGTGATTTTTCTAATATGCCACATGCAAAATACTATTACATGTTCTTGTTTTTAGTGTATGTTGTGACTGTTCTGGGAAATTCATTCATCATGTCTACAATTTATTTGGCTCACAAACTACACACAGCCAAATACATTATTGTTTTTCATCTGGCACTTTCTGATCTTTGTGGAAGTTCAGCTTTGATACCCAAAATCATAGAAATGTTTCTATTTGACCACCAGGACATTGCATATGAAGCATGCATGGCTAATATGTTTTCTGTGTATCATTTCATGAATATGCAGTCTTTAACGCTACTTGCTTTGGCTTATGACAGACTGGTTGCTATATGTTTTCCTCTACGGTATCATGCCATTATAACCAAACCAGCAATGTTTCTGATCATTGGAATGATGTGGATTGTGTCTCTGACTCTGTTTTCTGTACTTGTAGCTTTGGTCAACAGGATCTCTTTTTGTCGATCTAATGTACTTCATAGTTATTTTTGTGACTATGGCCAAATCATTGGACTAGCTTGTAATGACATTACTATAAATGTTTTTATGGCCAACATTACTTATGGTCTCCTGATTTGCACTCCACTCATACTGATCATCATCTCATATTTCTGCATCTCTCTGGCTCTGCTCAGGATTGCTCATGGTGCGGACCGTATCAAAGCCATAAAAACATGCACCTCACATCTCATGTTGGTGGCAATGTTTTATCTCCCAGTTTTAACCAATATTATTGCATCTGCAACAACACCTTTGCATCTAAATGTCCAGCTCATTAACAATTCCCTGACACAGGCAATACCACCTATGCTGAATCCCATCATATACACTCTGAAGACAGAGGAGGTCATGCAATCAATAAAAGAACTGTACAGACGCAGTAAGGTGAACACAACTAGAAATAGTCAAATTAAAGGCTGCAGgatgaattaa
- the LOC130236770 gene encoding olfactory receptor 13C2-like encodes MNDFAENRNISIPSYFYISGFSGIPHIRYYYIFLFFVYIISFLGNSCLMLVIIIDRNLHTAKYIAVFNLSLSDICESTAVIPQLLDTFLFRNQLIPYGLCLYNMFSVFVSISTQSLTLAVLSFDRLVAICLPLRYHMIVTFRSMLVIIGLTWALTLLMVMAATIFISRLSFCKVIVTVNSFYCDHGPIYRSACSNNFPSSVIGSLYPIVILGFPVFFIIFSYTCIAVTLFRITTPQDRQRATKTCTAHLILVAVFYLPITITYSLASIINTNTRIINLSLTSALPPMLNPIIYTFKTEEFMVSVKKLLKRRIIFPFLK; translated from the coding sequence ATGAATGATTTCGCCGAAAACAGGAATATTTCCATTCCATCTTACTTCTACATCAGTGGTTTTTCTGGTATACCCCACATAAGATACTATTACatattcttgttttttgtttacattatttcttTCCTTGGAAATTCCTGTCTCATGCTTGTCATCATTATAGACCGTAATCTTCACACTGCTAAATACATTGCTGTCTTTAATTTATCCCTGTCAGACATTTGTGAGAGTACAGCTGTAATCCCTCAGCTACTGGACACGTTTTTGTTTAGAAATCAGTTGATCCCATATGGATTGTGTTTGTATAATATGTTTTCTGTCTTTGTATCAATTTCAACACAGTCACTAACACTAGCTGTTCTGTCTTTTGACAGATTAGTAGCTATTTGCTTACCACTGAGGTATCATATGATTGTGACCTTTAGATCGATGCTTGTTATAATTGGACTGACATGGGCACTAACATTGCTTATGGTAATGGCTGCAACTATTTTTATAAGCAGACTTTCTTTCTGCAAAGTAATTGTCACTGTGAACAGTTTCTACTGTGATCATGGGCCCATATATCGCTCTGCCTGTAGCAATAATTTTCCAAGTTCTGTGATAGGCAGTTTGTACCCGATAGTGATTCTCGGGTTCCCAGTATTTTTTATCATCTTTTCATATACTTGCATAGCTGTGACACTGTTCAGAATCACAACTCCACAAGACCGTCAAAGAGCCACAAAGACATGCACTGCTCATTTAATATTAGTAGCTGTTTTTTACCTTCCCATCACTATTACATATTCTCTGGCATCCATTATAAACACCAACACAAGGATCATTAATCTCTCTCTGACCTCTGCCCTTCCTCCAATGCTTAACCCTATCATCTACACATTCAAAACAGAGGAGTTCATGGTGTCTGTAAAAAAGCTTCTTAAACGGAGAATCATATTCCCATTTCTTAAGTAA